In Afipia carboxidovorans OM5, the sequence CATTTGGTAGGGTGGGGCGGTATAAAATGCAAAAGAAATCGCCCACGCCCGGATTTTTGTATTCATAATTTAGCGACAAAGAAGCGCACAAAAAAATCCGGCGGTATTTTATTGTGGATGGCCGGGTTCCATGGCGGCGCGGCGCTTATTGCGCAGATGGCGGAAGAGAATTTCGCCAAGCTCGGAGCCGTTGCGGCGGCGAAGCGCGTCGAGAATCAGTTCGTGCTCGCGCACGGCTTCGCCCCAGCGCTCCTTGTCGCGGGCGAAGTTTGCGGAATAGCGCACGCGGCGAATGCGCCCGGCGAGCGTTGCGTAGGTCGCCTGCAGCGTATGGTTGCGCGAGGCTTCCAGAATCTTCTGATGGATCGCTTGGTTCGCGTGGAAGTAGTTGTGCATGTCCTTGTGGAGATAGAAGCTGTACATCTCGTGGTGCAGCCGCTCGATCTCGGCGATTTCCGCATCGGTGATGTTTTCGCAGGCAAGCCTGCCGGATAAGGCTTCCAGGCCTCCCATCAAATCGAACAGCTCGTGCAGATCCTGCTCGCTCAGCGCCCGCACGCGTGCGCCGCGGTTCGGCAGTAGTTCGACGATGCCTTCCGAGGCGAGCACCTTGAGTGCTTCGCGCAGCGGCGTGCGTGAGATGCCGAGCAGTTCGCACAGCTCGCGCTCGAGGATGCGGCCGCCGTCGGGGATGTTGCCTTCGACGATATGGTCGCGAAGACGCGACAGCGTCTCATCGTGCAGGGACGTTTCTTCCTTGCTCCCCGCAGTGTCGCGAGAGGGCAGTGTGGCGAGGGTCGCAGTCATGGGGAAATCGCTGGTTTCACTATTGTGACTTTAATCTGGTGCGCAGAAATCGTCGAGATTTTTTTGAATTCAAAATTTATGTTGCATTCAAAAAATGCACATGCAATCCTCAAATGGTCGGGTGAACGGACGCAAAAGATCCGGACCCAAGATCAAGACAGAGGCTTCAAACGCTATGACCGGTTTCCAAGGGCGCCATTTCCTTCAAATCCCCGGACCGAGCCCGGTTCCCGATCGGGTGCTGCGGGCGATCGATATGCCCGTCATCGATCACCGGAGCGCAGCGTTTGCCGAACTCGGCAAGGCGGTGCTGAGCGGCAGCCAGAAGATTTTCCAGACCAGCGGCCCGGTCATCATTTTCCCATCCTCGGGTACCGGCGCGTGGGAAGCGGCGATCGTCAACACGCTTTCTGCCGGCGACAAGGTCCTGATGGTGGAAACCGGCCACTTCGCCACGCTGTGGCAGAAGATGGCGCGCCGCCTCGGCCTCGATGTCGAATTCATCCCGGGCGACTGGCGTCACGGCGCCGATCCCGCTGCGATCGGCGAGCATCTTGCGCAGGATAAGGATCACGCCATCAAGGCGGTGATGGTCGTCCATAACGAGACCTCGACCGGTGTCACCAGCCGGATCGCGCTGATCCGCAAGGCGATCGACGACGCGAAGCATCCGGCGCTTCTTCTCGTCGACACCATTTCCTCGCTCGGTTCGGCCGACTATCGCCACGAGGAGTGGGGCGTCGACGTCACGGTGAGCTGCTCGCAGAAGGGCTTCATGCTGCCGCCGGGCCTCGGCTTCAATGCGATTTCGGAGAAGGCTCGTGCCAAGGCGAAGACCGGAGGCATGCCGCGCTCCTATTGGGATTGGGAAGATATGCTCAAGCCCAACGCCGACGGCTTCTTCCCCTATACGCCAGCGACCAACCTTCTCTACGGCCTTCGCGAAGCGATCGCGATGATGCTGGAGGAGGGGCTTGAGAACGTGTTTGCGCGCCACAAGCGTCTTGCCGCCGCAACGCGCGAAGCGGTGACGCATTGGGGTCTCGAAGTGCTCTGCCAGAATCCGGAAGAGTATTCGCCGGTGCTGACCGCGGTGGTGATGCCGCCCGGCCATGACGCTGACCAATTCCGCAAGATCGTACTCGAGAACTTCAACATGTCGCTCGGCGCGGGCCTCACCAAGCTTTCGGGCAAGGTGTTCCGCATCGGCCATCTCGGCGAGTGCAACGAGCTCACGCTGCTCGCGGCGCTGACGGGCATCGAAATGGGTCTGTCGATCGCGGGCGTCCCGCATCGCGCCGGTGGCGTCGATGCGGCGATGAAGCTGCTCGAAGATCGCAC encodes:
- a CDS encoding GntR family transcriptional regulator, whose protein sequence is MTATLATLPSRDTAGSKEETSLHDETLSRLRDHIVEGNIPDGGRILERELCELLGISRTPLREALKVLASEGIVELLPNRGARVRALSEQDLHELFDLMGGLEALSGRLACENITDAEIAEIERLHHEMYSFYLHKDMHNYFHANQAIHQKILEASRNHTLQATYATLAGRIRRVRYSANFARDKERWGEAVREHELILDALRRRNGSELGEILFRHLRNKRRAAMEPGHPQ
- a CDS encoding pyridoxal-phosphate-dependent aminotransferase family protein, with amino-acid sequence MTGFQGRHFLQIPGPSPVPDRVLRAIDMPVIDHRSAAFAELGKAVLSGSQKIFQTSGPVIIFPSSGTGAWEAAIVNTLSAGDKVLMVETGHFATLWQKMARRLGLDVEFIPGDWRHGADPAAIGEHLAQDKDHAIKAVMVVHNETSTGVTSRIALIRKAIDDAKHPALLLVDTISSLGSADYRHEEWGVDVTVSCSQKGFMLPPGLGFNAISEKARAKAKTGGMPRSYWDWEDMLKPNADGFFPYTPATNLLYGLREAIAMMLEEGLENVFARHKRLAAATREAVTHWGLEVLCQNPEEYSPVLTAVVMPPGHDADQFRKIVLENFNMSLGAGLTKLSGKVFRIGHLGECNELTLLAALTGIEMGLSIAGVPHRAGGVDAAMKLLEDRTSANAANHLKLIKT